One Cydia splendana chromosome 21, ilCydSple1.2, whole genome shotgun sequence genomic region harbors:
- the LOC134801255 gene encoding UDP-glucosyltransferase 2-like, with amino-acid sequence MLTMSRLIALVCALVYSSDAARILAVFPTPSISHQVVFRPLTHELARRGHEVTVVTTDPAFPKGQAPANLTEIDVHDMSYEAWRKVIANNRNGDKNDIRSQVRGFNDVCLEIFEKQTAVAEVQDIIRNKNNTFDLLLVEAWTGFALGFSHVIKAPVIAVSSFGAAGDNYDVMGAPIHPLLYPLPTAIRVYNLSLWEKVTEYYNYFTIINDVRNAEIYENAVLRRIFGEDTPSLSELKNNIGMMFLNIHPQWEGNIPVPPSVIHIGGIHQKPEMDLPQDLKQYLDSSKHGVIYLSFGTNVDTSILPREKIQSIINALSQLPYDVLWKWNQDELPGRTKNIRISKWFPQSDLLRHPKVKLFITQGGLQSTDETITGGVPVIGIPMIGDQFYNADKYVIHKIGKKLCLEDLTENTLRSEIKDVIGDNSYRDNVIRLRTLMNDQPTSSLDRAIWWTEHVLRHGTKHLRAPAANMHWFEYYDGQLLVIVLCAVSTVILLSSVVLRKIIKVVSSNVNVKFKVT; translated from the exons ATGTTAACCATGAGCCGATTGATAGCGCTCGTGTGTGCGTTAGTATATTCGAGCGACGCGGCCAGGATCTTAGCCGTGTTTCCAACACCTTCAATAAGCCATCAAGTAGTGTTTAGACCATTGACACACGAACTAGCAAGGAGAGGACATGAAGTCACCGTCGTCACAACAGACCCAGCCTTCCCAAAAGGACAAGCTCCAGCAAATTTGACAGAAATTGACGTACACGACATGTCTTACGAAGCTTGGAGAAAAGTAATAGCGAACAACAGAAACGGTGACAAAAATGATATAAGAAGCCAAGTTAGAGGTTTCAATGACGTGTGTCTTGAAATATTCGAGAAACAAACTGCTGTTGCTGAAGTACAAGACATTATTCGGAACAAGAATAACACTTTTGATTTGTTGCTAGTAGAAGCTTGGACAGGGTTTGCTCTTGGATTTTCTCATGTTATCAAAGCCCCAGTTATAGCAGTAAGTTCTTTTGGTGCTGCTGGAGATAATTATGACGTCATGGGAGCCCCGATTCATCCTCTGCTATATCCTCTACCAACAGCGATACGTGTTTACAATCTATCACTTTGGGAGAAGGTTACAGAATACTACAATTATTTTACTATAATAAACGACGTAAGAAATGCAGAAATATATGAAAATGCCGTTCTGAGGAGGATTTTTGGTGAAGACACTCCTTCTTTGAGTGAATTGAAGAACAATATTGGTATGATGTTCCTAAATATACACCCTCAATGGGAAGGCAATATACCAGTTCCTCCTAGTGTGATCCACATCGGAGGAATTCACCAGAAACCGGAAATGGATTTACCGCAG GATCTCAAGCAGTACCTCGATTCTTCCAAGCATGGCGTGATCTACCTCAGTTTTGGTACAAACGTCGATACCTCTATCCTACCCAGAGAAAAGATCCAGTCTATTATAAACGCGTTATCACAACTACCTTACGACGTTCTATGGAAGTGGAACCAGGACGAGCTCCCAGGCCGAACGAAGAACATCAGGATATCAAAATGGTTCCCGCAGTCTGACCTTTTAA GACATCCGAAAGTGAAACTTTTCATCACGCAAGGAGGTTTACAATCAACGGACGAGACGATCACTGGAGGGGTGCCGGTGATTGGCATTCCTATGATTGGCGACCAGTTTTATAATGCGGACAAGTATGTAATACACAAGATCGGCAAGAAATTGTGCCTCGAGGATCTCACCGAAAACACGCTCAGAAGTGAAATAAAAGATGTTATTGGGGATAATAG ttaCCGAGACAACGTTATCCGCCTAAGAACGCTAATGAACGACCAACCAACATCATCGCTAGATCGCGCCATCTGGTGGACGGAGCACGTACTTCGCCACGGCACTAAGCATCTCCGCGCGCCCGCTGCCAATATGCACTGGTTTGAGTATTACGATGGGCAACTACTAGTCATTGTACTGTGCGCTGTTTCAACTGTGATATTATTGAGTAGTGTAGTGTTGCGTAAGATAATTAAGGTAGTATCGAGTAATGTTAATGTAAAATTTAAGGTTACGTAG